Below is a window of Candidatus Methanomethylicota archaeon DNA.
GGAAGGCTGGACTCTTCTCCAAATAGTTCTTCAAGTTTTCCTGTGGAGTCCCAATTATTTGGTCTGGGTCAAACCAGTATCCAATATCGCTAGCCCAGTAATCGCATATCCAATCTGCAATTCCATTCTCACTTACAGCAGCCTTAAACCTATCAGTCTTAGTTACAATGACATTGGTCATGTATCCACCATAACTTATCCCAGTAACAGCCATCCTATTCCCATCCAATGGATACTTTGATAATGCATGATCAAGGAAGGCCATTATCTGCTTATAATCCACATCACCATACCTCCCCCTAATATCAGCGAACTCTTCACTATAACCATCACTTCCACGTGGATTGGAGTAGACTACCGCAAACCCCTCTGAAACCATCAATTGCATTTCAGGTGAAAATGTGTATCCATACATCCCCTTAGGTCCACCATGAATATATAGGATTACTGGATGGGGACCTGAACCTCCACTTGGAAGCATAATCCACCCCTCAACCATTTCACCATCCACTGAAATAGCCTCCCTAATTGGATTGCTGAAATTCACTTCATTGAGGATCCACTCATTGAATCTTGAAATCTTCCTATGCTCACCATCTACATACAAGTATAATTCTTGTGGGATTGTTGGCGTTGAATATGTATATGCAATTGCATCAGCTTCGGCATAAGCTGAATGTACATATCCACCTTCACCAACAATCTTCTCAATACGTCCACCATCAATAGTTGCAAGTATCGATGAACCTGAATCAGCATATATGAAAGCCAACTTACCATCAATTGAGCCAACAATGGAATATATGTTTCTATCGAGAATACCGCTTGTTAAGCATTTAGATTTACCATCTTCAATAACCCAAAGCTTATAGTGACTTGCAATTCCAATTTCATTACGATGCATGAGACCATACAGGCTTCCATCAATGAATCTAATCGAGGATATTTGATATCCTTGTAGTATAGTCTTCTTAGAGCCACTCTTAATATCAACCTCCACAAGCCTACTGAAAATTGGATTCCTCCAACTATCAACTGCCACATAATATATTACGCCATCACCAACTGCAAGATCAGTTATCCTCTCATCATCCTCAGCAATCTTCCTAGAATAACCTGAATCAACATCTAAAACGTGAACCTCATACTTTAAACCAGCAACATAGCCAACACCATCAAACCATAGTGGAAGCCTATCAGTAGCATAGTAATCTTCATCAGAATCATATACGCCATCAATTGGGCTGGGCGTAACAATGGCAATTGATGAATCATCAATCCACTCTAAAGCTAAAACACCATACTTAAACCATGCAACCCTCCTAGCATCACCAAAACCACTCCAAACGAAAACCCCAGCCCCCCTCTCACTTTCAGAAGCTCCACGCCTACTAACAAAAGCCAATAAACGTCCAGAAGGACTCCACCTAGGTCTAGAATCACCCTCACCAACTAAGAAGCTCCTCAAACCATCACATCTAACAATGTGAACTTCACTCAAAACCTTATTCTTCTCCAAATCATTCCTCGAAACTGTGAAGGCTAAATCACGTTTACATGAAACCCTAACTTCACCAATAGAAACCAGCTTCAAAACATCATCCACAGAAAACTTCCTAACCATAACACATCAAAATATAATGGATTGTAAGCAAAATAAAAAGTTAATTAATTACTGGGGATCCAGATCAATGTACAAATTTTGAGAACCATTCAATCCACATCAACCTAACAGTATGAATGAATACGATTAAACCCTCCAATACGAGTATAAGTATCGTTCCCACAAGCAGTACAAATGGATTTCCACCAGATAAATCAATGAATATCCCACTCAACAGTGAATGCACAAGTGCAAGGGCGAGAATCCTAAGATATGAAACTGTGTGGCTAAGGGATTCAATTGCAGTTTCAAATGTACCTATGAAACCATCAACAGGATCACCTGAAAGGAAACCGCCAACGCACATGATCATTAAAGGCAATACCACACCATAAGTTGTTAATGGATTATAAATCCAAGCTTGAATATCAAGCTTATTCATAAATATCGAAATTATAAATCCAATGTAAAACCATAATCTGGCAAATGAGAATGTGAATGCCTTCAAATACTCACCACTCCAAACCTTATTCACAAAGTCAATAAACATCCCAGAAGATAGATGTATAGCGGCAATCAATATACACAGCTTAATCGCAGCCATAATATTATCCATAAAGGAGAAGGGCAAAGTAACATTAACCAATGGGATGGAGAGTTTGATTGGTAAGATATTAACGTGATAACCGAAGAATTCACCAAAAAGCATCCCCATTATGGTGGAGGATAAACCACATGTAAATAGGACTCCACCATTATCAACAATGTAGCTAAGCATACCATTAACCCTACCATTGAAAAGCATCATAAGTAAACCGAATTCCATCAATATCAAACCATGACCTATATCCGCAAACATAATACCAAAAATTAGTGGCAAGAAGAATGTTAACATTGGAACTGGATTAAAACCATGATAACCAAAATTAAGATATGAAGATGTAAGTTTTAATGATGGAGTAATGATCCATGTACGGAAGAATGATGAAAACGTAGGAGCACTTGGGGGAGTATAGAATCTATGCTCATAAAGTTCAGTAGCACCATTACCATCATAGTAAGTGTAATGGGAATAGTGATTAACACACAATAACAATATATAGACTAGGAGAAGGGTGAACACTATCAAGTAATAGTAAACTGCGAAACTGGGAGCTTCATACTCCAACAATGATAACGGGTTAACCAAGGGCTTTGCGAACATAATATTCACCCATAATATTCTGGAATATTTTGAATATATAAATCTTATTATTTCAGAATATTTCAGAATAATAATTCACAAAAATGTTAATATTGCAGATGAAATATAATCAATATAGGTGGATTATGGGGAAATTAACAACTGTTGAATTAGATGATGATATAGTGGAATACATTAACTTATCGATTAAGAAGGGGAAATTCAGGCATTTGAAGGAATTCGTCAATTACTGTTTAAAATTAGCTACAGTTTACACGATTGATGAATGGGATGTTGATAAGGGGATGTTCTACATTCATCCATGCAGAGTCACATTAATACCTTCAGATGCACTTTCATCACTAATGAAATATATACCTGAAAAATCTAGAAGTGAAGCTGTAGAAGCCATGAGTTCATGTTTAAAGCCTAGACTAAGATTCTTCCGCCTCTCACCAAGGAATCCAGAACACATACCCAAAATACTTGAATTACTAACATTACATGGACTTGGAAGATTCACATTACATGATAATGAAACCATAGAAGTTTCATATCCAGTTCTACCAGGTGAAATTGTGAAGGAACTTTTGGAATCATTACTTGAAGTTAAAATGGAAGTCTTGGAAGCAACAAAGGCTGCATGCATATTCAAAATATTGAAATAATGAAAGGAGCTTTAAATGAATAATTACCATGTGAACTAATGATAAGTAAATAATGTGTTGGTGAAATTGAGTTGTTAATGAATGTGTATTGAATTTTTCATTATAAGTTTATAGCCTTACTTCACTAACTTTCGAAACTCCGCTGATTTTGTTAACTTGGTAAACTGTGTCAGCAACTTCTTCAAGCTCTCTATCATGGGTTATTATTATCATTTGCTGTGTTATTGCTGATTCCCTGAAGTTTTTGAATACATCTATCAATACTCTCCTCCTCTCCTCATCGAGGTGCACTGTGGGTTCGTCCATTATTACTGTTGAGAATCGTTCAGCCAATGCTCTAGCTAATGCAAGTCTCAAAGCTATTGCCACAGCAACCTTCTCCCCTCCACTCAATAATTGTAGTGGCATGAAATCTCCACCCTTTGCAACTTTAATTTCCAAATCCTCATCCACAGATATACCAGTTATGTCTAAATTGAATTGATCAATATAATTGGTTGCCAACTGTGAGATTAATGGTGTAATCCTCTGCCTTATAAGCTTCTGAATTCCATCCTTCGAAAATACCCCACGTATAATTTCGATTACTTTTAATGCATATTCAATTCTCTCCAATTTCGCATTAATGTTTTCACGATCATTCCTCAACTTTTCAATTTCACTTTTCAAATCATTTAGCTTTACGTTATAATTTTCTATGATATTCTCGATCCGAGCCGCTTCCCCTTTCAATCTACCACATTCACCAGTTAATTTTAGAAATTCTTGATTGACTTCATCGTGCTTCTTGGCATCGTAACCTAAATTTTTAAGTTCACTTTCCACAGTACTATATTCACTTCTAAGTTTTTCCAGTTCTGAATTTAAATTGTCAATTTGCTTTGAATATTCATCATATCTCTCTGCTTTAACCATCAAATCATTGTATTCATCACGCTTAATTTTTAAGGATTCAAGTTCATTTTTTGGATCTTTTGGTTTATATCCAAGGCTTTTAACTATATTGTTTAATTCAGATTCATATGCATTTAACTTTAATTTGAGATTTTCCAGTTTGCTTGTGAGAATTGACTTTGCATCTTCAACCTTAAAGTTTGGGTTGCCTATTTCTGGAATTGAACGTGTAAGGTCACTTCTAACTTTACTTATTAATTTTTTAAGATTTTCAGTATACCCAACTTCACTTGTAATGTCTGATAGAATTTTGATTTTGCTTCTAATTTCCTCAAGATTCTTTGATAGTGATTGTATTTGCTCTTCAAGTCCTTTTAATTCAAGTTCGAACTTTTGAATCTCCATAGATATCTCTGTTTTAACACGCTCTTTATGTGTATGCGACAATTTTGTTTTACATACTGGGCATATGTCTAGTTCTTCTATGTGCTCAATATGTCCTTTCAACTCATTTATCTTGCCAATCCATTCACCCCTCTTACGTTGCTTTTCATTCATTTCATTTTGAATAATGTTCTCAGAGTTTTGGAGGGTTTCAATTTCCCTCCTCAAAACCTCCATGGATGGTTCTGGCAAATACTTTAACACTTTACTGAGCACTTCTGCCAATTGCTTCTCATAATCCTCCAATTCCTTCAATTTGCTCATGTCCTCATTCAAATTTATCATATCAACATTCAACTTCTCCATTTCATGGTAGATCTCAATATACCTTTCCAGTAATGGTATTTTGGAAATTTCATATTTCAAGACTTCAATCCTATTCTTAGCATTTGCACATTCAGTTTGTTTATCCTTCAATTCTTTAATAGACTTCTCGATGAACCTCATATCCCCCTCGATTCTCTCCTTTCTTTTACATAGTTCATCGTACTTCTTCTGCATTCCATCCAGAATTTCCTTCTCTATTCGTATTGAATTTAATTTCACCAGTTTAGAGCTAAGCTCCTCTTTAAGTTTCATAAGCTCATTTTGTTGAGCTACAATATCTTGTGACAATTTGTCCAATTGTTTTTTCGAAGCTTCTATTAATCCATTAATTTTGTTAACTTCATTTTGATAGCTACCCTTTATATCTTTAAGTTTACTTATTATTTCACGCATCTTTTCATATGCCTTCTCATATCTGTCCAACCCCAGTATTCTACCTATAACCTCCTTCCTCTTACTTGGCTCTTCCTCTATTAGATTTGTAATTTCACCTTGACGTATGAATACTGAGCTTAACAATGTATCCTTATCTATCCCAATTATCTTTAAGACTTCTTGAACTGTCTTTGTAGCTGAATCTGTTATTAGTCCAACGCCTTTACATTGGAGTCTAGCATTCACTTCACCACCCCTCTCCCTACGCCAATTCAAATTGTACTCCCTACCATCAGCTTCAAAGTTCAATTCCAATTCCATGGATTTAGCTCCAAATCTTATTAGATCGTCAACGCTACTGGCTCTACTCCTAACACCCCTAAATCCAAGTAGTGAATGCATTATTGCATCCATTATGGCAGTCTTCCCAGAACCATTTGGGCCAACTAGAACTATTACCCCTAAGGGGAAGTTCATCTTCGTATTTTCATGTGATAGGAAGTTTTTGATGGTGATATCCTTTAAAATTATCATTTTGCATCAACTCCAAAGAACTTCTTCACCATGTTTACAGCTTCATCTATTTCATCATTTACGAGGAGATCTTGAAGTTCTAAAGCTAAATTAATAAACTTCTCATCACTTAAACCATACTTTTTCAAAATTTCACCTATAAGCCCCCTCTGATCAACACCACCCTTAATTGCAGTTATTGATGGGAGTGAAGTTTCCTCCACGAAACTTATCCTAGACGTTAAAATTCTACCCTTAATCGCATCGTTAATCTTATTCATAATACTCTGCCTCTCAACATCTCTACATTTAATGTTTAAGTGGATTATTGGAAGCTTCTTTGAAAGCTTTGATATGGAAGTCAAGTTTTCATTTAAAACTTTCAGTGCATTACTCAATTCACCCCTATCCATAACATTCAACTCTAAATCAATTTGTGGTCTAACATTCAAATCGACCTTCTGAACTTTCGGTTCATCACCATCCAAATCTACGAGGAAGAAGCCTTTACCATCCTTACGCCAAGAGGGGATATCACTCCTACTATTAATCTCAGTTGAACCTGCATAAGCCAATATTCCCTTGCCAAACTTCGTTAAAATCCTTGAGTGTATATGTCCAAGAGCATAGTATGAAGCTGTTCTAGGAAGCTCATCTTCCCTAACTTCATAAGCCCCTTCGAAGGGGAGATATCTATCTATAGCTTGATGCATAATGAATATGGACTTCCTATATCCACTGGATATCTTATCGAACTTCTTTATCTCCTCCCTCAAAAGTTCAATGCTCCTCCCCCTCAAATTGGATATACCGGCTATCAGTAAACCATTAAAATCCATGTGCTCAAGGCAACCTAAACCCAAAACCTTAACATTATCGAAGAGGCTGTGTGGATATAGCCCACGCCTCCTAGGCATATCATGATCTCCGAGAACAGATATGAATTTAGCCTTATCTGAAATCCTCTTCAAAGCATCCCTAAATGTTTTGAGGGCTTTTATTGGTGGTAGTGGGGAATCGAATAAGTCTCCTGAATGAATAACTATGTCAACATCCTCCTTGAGAATTGCATCAATAGCTTCATTAAATACCTCATAGAAGTCAGATTCCCTCTCATCAAGATTATACTGCCTATACCCTAAATGGGTATCAGAAATGTGCGCTATCCTAAAGGTTTATCACCAAAATTATCCTTCAACTAACTCCTTAATACGTTTACGCTCCTCATCCACCCTTTCCAGTAACCTCTTCTCACTCTCCTCAGCCTCCCTCGAAGCTTCAGCAAGTTTTGAGATAACATCTATATCTGCACCACCCTCCATAGTCTCCCTAGGCCTAATCCTCACCATAACTGGAGCCTTAACAACCTCCCCAACTATCACCGCTTCACCAACATTTAATCCTGGGAGATCCCTAAGCAAATCTTCACTCATCCTCTCAGAGCTAACTCTAACAGCCTCCTGATCCCCAGGGTTCGTTATCCTCAAGATCATTTGACTATTACATTGACTTAAAACATCTGGATCTATCTTTGAAGGTCTCTGACTTATTATTATGAGGAACAAGCCGAACTTCCTACCTTCAGCAGCTATACGCTTAATTATACTCTTCGAAAGGGTGGACTCCTTATTTGGAACAAATCTATGAGCCTCTTCAATAACT
It encodes the following:
- a CDS encoding S9 family peptidase is translated as MVRKFSVDDVLKLVSIGEVRVSCKRDLAFTVSRNDLEKNKVLSEVHIVRCDGLRSFLVGEGDSRPRWSPSGRLLAFVSRRGASESERGAGVFVWSGFGDARRVAWFKYGVLALEWIDDSSIAIVTPSPIDGVYDSDEDYYATDRLPLWFDGVGYVAGLKYEVHVLDVDSGYSRKIAEDDERITDLAVGDGVIYYVAVDSWRNPIFSRLVEVDIKSGSKKTILQGYQISSIRFIDGSLYGLMHRNEIGIASHYKLWVIEDGKSKCLTSGILDRNIYSIVGSIDGKLAFIYADSGSSILATIDGGRIEKIVGEGGYVHSAYAEADAIAYTYSTPTIPQELYLYVDGEHRKISRFNEWILNEVNFSNPIREAISVDGEMVEGWIMLPSGGSGPHPVILYIHGGPKGMYGYTFSPEMQLMVSEGFAVVYSNPRGSDGYSEEFADIRGRYGDVDYKQIMAFLDHALSKYPLDGNRMAVTGISYGGYMTNVIVTKTDRFKAAVSENGIADWICDYWASDIGYWFDPDQIIGTPQENLKNYLEKSPAFHVDSVKTPMLFIHSAQDYRCFIDQSLAMHVSLVLRGKESKLIVFSKGSHGHSMRAEPRHRRKRYQLKIQWLKEKLKA
- a CDS encoding AAA family ATPase, encoding MIILKDITIKNFLSHENTKMNFPLGVIVLVGPNGSGKTAIMDAIMHSLLGFRGVRSRASSVDDLIRFGAKSMELELNFEADGREYNLNWRRERGGEVNARLQCKGVGLITDSATKTVQEVLKIIGIDKDTLLSSVFIRQGEITNLIEEEPSKRKEVIGRILGLDRYEKAYEKMREIISKLKDIKGSYQNEVNKINGLIEASKKQLDKLSQDIVAQQNELMKLKEELSSKLVKLNSIRIEKEILDGMQKKYDELCKRKERIEGDMRFIEKSIKELKDKQTECANAKNRIEVLKYEISKIPLLERYIEIYHEMEKLNVDMINLNEDMSKLKELEDYEKQLAEVLSKVLKYLPEPSMEVLRREIETLQNSENIIQNEMNEKQRKRGEWIGKINELKGHIEHIEELDICPVCKTKLSHTHKERVKTEISMEIQKFELELKGLEEQIQSLSKNLEEIRSKIKILSDITSEVGYTENLKKLISKVRSDLTRSIPEIGNPNFKVEDAKSILTSKLENLKLKLNAYESELNNIVKSLGYKPKDPKNELESLKIKRDEYNDLMVKAERYDEYSKQIDNLNSELEKLRSEYSTVESELKNLGYDAKKHDEVNQEFLKLTGECGRLKGEAARIENIIENYNVKLNDLKSEIEKLRNDRENINAKLERIEYALKVIEIIRGVFSKDGIQKLIRQRITPLISQLATNYIDQFNLDITGISVDEDLEIKVAKGGDFMPLQLLSGGEKVAVAIALRLALARALAERFSTVIMDEPTVHLDEERRRVLIDVFKNFRESAITQQMIIITHDRELEEVADTVYQVNKISGVSKVSEVRL
- a CDS encoding DNA repair exonuclease, whose translation is MAHISDTHLGYRQYNLDERESDFYEVFNEAIDAILKEDVDIVIHSGDLFDSPLPPIKALKTFRDALKRISDKAKFISVLGDHDMPRRRGLYPHSLFDNVKVLGLGCLEHMDFNGLLIAGISNLRGRSIELLREEIKKFDKISSGYRKSIFIMHQAIDRYLPFEGAYEVREDELPRTASYYALGHIHSRILTKFGKGILAYAGSTEINSRSDIPSWRKDGKGFFLVDLDGDEPKVQKVDLNVRPQIDLELNVMDRGELSNALKVLNENLTSISKLSKKLPIIHLNIKCRDVERQSIMNKINDAIKGRILTSRISFVEETSLPSITAIKGGVDQRGLIGEILKKYGLSDEKFINLALELQDLLVNDEIDEAVNMVKKFFGVDAK